A segment of the Bacillus pseudomycoides genome:
GCCGGGTATTACAACGATTGAACAGCCAATTGATGAAATGGCCCATAAAGTAGTTGATTTAATGATGGATAAAATCCATACGAAAAATTATCGCAAAAAAGAATTGTATGAGTTTGAACTGGAGCTCTTGGTGAAAGGTTCAACGATGAAAAACACGATGTTACTAGCCTAGTAGACGATGTCTGCTAGGTTTTTCTTATGTTTACAAACTACTATTCTTCGTGAACGCAGTCGTCACATTTATTATGATATGCTTCGTGTTGCTCATCAATTTCCTTACCGCAATGTGCACACGTTTTTGTTGGTAAATTTCTGAAAAATTCCATCGGTTGATCGATCATGTAGATCCCTCCATTTCCATTTCTTACTATCATTGTATTAGTACAAAAGATTAATGTCAACAACTGTTTTATAACAAAGTTAAAAATAATGAAAAAGTTTAGGAAATGGATTATAGTTAAAACTGTAGAGTGTAAGTAAAAATCTTTCTCATTTGAGGGAAGAATACTGCATTTCTAGCGGTTTAGAAAGGATGGATACATATGAAAATGACTGTTGTTGGCTTTTGGGGTGGCTTTCCAGAAGTGGGAGAAGCAACGTCGGGGTATTTGTTTGAACACGATGGTTTTCGTTTACTTGTTGACTGTGGCAGTGGTGTACTAGCACAGCTTCAAAAATATATAACACCGTCTGATATAGATGCAGTTCTTTTGTCGCATTATCATCACGATCATGTCGCAGATATTGGGGTGTTGCAATATGCAAGATTAATTACAAGTGCGACAAAAGGACAATTGCCACAATTGCCGATCTATGGGCATGGGTTTGATGTGCAAGGTTTTGCTTCTTTAACACATGAACCGCATACGAAAGGGATTGTGTACAATCCCGAAGAACTACTTCAGATTGGACCGTTCTCTATTTCATTTTTAAAAACAGTACATCCTGTTATATGCTATGCGATGCGTATTACAGTCGGGGATGAAGTAATCGTATATAGTGCTGATTCAAGCTACATTCCTGAATTCATTCCATTTACAAAAGATGCAGATTTATTTATTTGTGAATGCAATATGTATGCACATCAAGAAGCTGCAAAAGCGGGGCATATGAATAGTACAGAGGTAGCAGGTATTGCAAAGAATGCAAATGTTAAGGAACTACTGTTGACTCATCTGCCACATACAGGAAACACATCTGATTTAGTAAAAGAAGCAAAAGAAATTTTCGATGGCCGCATTACGCTTGCGCATAGCGGCTACGTTTGGAATTCATGAGGAGAGGATAAGATGTTATTTATTGATAATAAAGGGATTACAGATCCTACGATTAACTTAGCAATTGAAGAATATTGCGTGAAAAACTTAGATATTAACGAAACGTACCTTTTGTTCTACATTAATGAACCTTCCATTATTATTGGAAAAAACCAAAACACAGTAGAAGAAATTAATGCTGATTATGTAAAAGAAAAAGGGATTCATGTTGTACGTCGCTTATCAGGTGGCGGCGCTGTATATCATGATTTAGGAAACTTAAACTTCAGCTTTATTACGAAAGATGATGGGGATAGTTTTCATAACTTTAAAAAGTTCACAGAGCCTGTTACGAAAGCGCTTGGAAAATTAGGCGTAAATGCAGAGCTTAGTGGCCGTAATGATATTTTAGCGGAAGGTAGAAAAATTTCAGGTAATGCGCAGTTCTCAACGAAAGGTCGTATGTTTAGTCACGGTACATTACTATTTGATTCTGAAATCGATCACGTTGTATCGGCACTGAAAGTAAAAATGGATAAGATTCAATCAAAAGGAATTAAATCAATCCGCAGCCGCGTAGCGAATATTACGGAATTTTTAAATGAAAAAATGACAACGGAAGAGTTTAGACAACTGCTTCTTGAGACAATTTTTGAAGGAGAAACAGAAGTTCCAACATATGAGCTAACAGAGGAAGATTGGAAAGAAATCTATAAAATTTCTGAAGATCGCTACCGTAATTGGGATTGGAACTATGGGAAGTCTCCTAAGTTCAACTTACAACATTCACACCGTTTTCCAGTTGGACAAGTTGATGTTCGCCTAGAGGTGACAAAAGGAACAGTAACCGAATGTAAAGTATACGGTGATTTCTTCGGCGTAGAAGATGTTCATGATATTGAAGAGCGTTTAACGGGTGTTCAGTTTGATAAAGAAGCTTTTGCTAAGGCGTTAGAAGATGTAGATGTCAAACGCTACTTTGGTAATATAACAAAAGAAGATTTCTTAGCGTTATTCTTTTAACTCATAAAAACAGTCATATTATCCGTATGACTGTTTTTTATTTTGTTGCAAAAAAGCGCATAAAAACAATAGATAGAGCTTCTCATTGAAAAATGAATGAATGCTCATTTATATGCAATTATTTGAATGTTACTTGCTAGTTGAATTTTCTTTTAATATAATGTATTTAGAATTTTTAAATTTTCTAAATTTTATAAAGGTGGGGTTTATGTGAATCTCGTTCAATCTTTGGCTGAAACAGCAAAAAAGAAAGGAGAGAAACCGGCGTATATATTTATGGATCAGTCGGTATCGTATGACCAATTAAACAAAATGGTCACGCAGTTTTCTAGTAATTTAGCAAAAATGGGCATTGGAAAAGGGGACAATGTCGCATTAGTTGTTGGTAATTCACCACATTTTTTAGTTGGTTTATACGGGACGATGAAAGCTGGAGCAACTGTCATTCCAATTAATCCAATTTATACAGCAGACGAAATGCATTATATTTTACAAAATGGAGATGTAAAAACAATCATCACACTTGACGTTCTTCTACCTGTTATACAATCTCTTACAACAAGACTTCCTTCTCTTGAACATATCATCATATGTGAAACCTCATCAGATTTCAATCATACAGAAACCGAAAAAATGAAAACGTTTACTAGTCTTATAGGAACCGGTGACCTATCCTATGAAGGTCCGGAGCTAGATGAAGAAGACGTAGCTGTTATTTTGTACACTTCAGGAACAACTGGAAAACCAAAGGGCGCTATGTTAACACATAAAAATTTATATAGTAATGCTAGCGATGTAGCATCGTATTTACAATATACCGCAGACGATCGCGTTGTTGCCGCGCTTCCAATGTTCCATGTATTTTGTTTAACAGTCGCTGTGAATGCCCCAATTGTTAACGGTGCGACGATTTTAATGTTGCCGAAGTTTAGTCCGAAAGAAGTATTTCGTATATGTCGTACATATGAACCAACAATCTTTGCTGGAGTACCGACAATGTACAATTATTTATATTTATATGAAGAAGCAAGCGCAGACGATGTTAAGACGCTTCGTCTCTGTATTTCGGGCGGGGCTTCTATGCCTGTTGCGCTTCTGAAAAACTTTGAAAATCGCTTTAATGTTATTGTTTCAGAAGGATATGGGTTATCAGAGGCTTCGCCAGTTACTTGTTTTAATCCATTAGATCGCCCGCGTAAACCAGGCTCGATTGGAACGAATATTTGGCATGTAGAAAATAAAGTTGTCAATGAGCTTGGGGACGAAGTGCCTGTAGGCGAAGTTGGTGAACTAATTGTTCGTGGTCCAAATGTGATGAAAGGATATTATAATGCACCGGAAGATACGGCGGCAGTGCTTCGTGATGGATGGTTGTATACAGGTGATTTAGCGAAAATGGATGATGAAGGTTACTTCTATATTGTTGATCGTAAAAAGGATATTGTTCTTGTAGGTGGCTATAACGTATATCCTCGTGAAGTAGAAGAAGTATTATACCAGCACAAAGCAGTTGCGGAAGTTGTTGCGATTGGTGTTCCTGATGAAAACTTAGGAGAAGCAGTACGCGCCTATGTTGTTCTGAAGAATGGTACAGTAACAGAAGAAGAATTAACGCATTACTGTTCTTTACATCTTGCGAAATATAAGGTGCCAAAGAATATCGAGTTTTTGGAGGAATTGCCGAAGAATACGACTGGTAAATTGCTGAGAAGAGCGTTAAGAGAAAAGGCAATACAAGCATAAAAATGAATAACTGTTAGGAAAAATAAAGCGAACCATCCTTAAAATAAGGGTGGTTCGTTTTATTTTTTCATGATGACATGATGCGTAATATTTATCATCTGAATCGCCATCGAGTTATAATAAAAGAAATAGAAAAGGAGGCATATTGTGAAGATTAGTCGATATTTCAATATAGTTACTATTTTCATTCTATATACATTACTGATGTTTTACATCGGATGGAACGGATGGATTTGGCTTCAAGTGACTTTCGGCTGGGAAGCTTGGGGGTATTACGCTGTATTAGTTGGATTATTTTCATATGCGTATTTAATTGTTCAGGTGTTCAAATTTCTTCCTTTTTTAAGGACGATTGGTTCCTATTGGTTTGCGGTCATACAATATGCACTTATATTGTTACCCCTCGCTGATATAGCGGTATTTATTTTACAACTATTTGCACCGATAGATACAGTGATTATGTGGACAGGAATTGTGACTCTTAGTATGTTCATTTTCATATTCGGTTATGGAACATTTAACGCGTATAGTCCTGTTATTCGAAAGTATGAAATTCACATACCAAAAGAAGCGAAAGGGCGGAAAACGCTTCGCATTGCGATGGCGTCTGATATGCATTTTGGTAAATTATCAGGTGTTTCTCATTTGAAAAGACTCGTGCACCATGTAAATGAAATGAAGCCAGATATCATTTTGTTACCGGGAGATATTATTGATGATCATCCTGGAGAATTCATTAAGAAAAACATGGGGCAAGTGATGAAAGAGATGCAGGCGCCTCTTGGTGTGTACGGAGTGCTCGGAAATCATGAATATTATGGAAGAGCAATTCCTGAATTTCTGCAGGAGATGGATAAGATAGATATCCATATCATGTTAGATGAAGTAATCAAAGTTGAAGATAGTTTTTATCTCGTTGGAAGAAGAGATAAAACAGAGCGAGATCGTCAAAGCTTTGGAGGATTAATGGAAACAGTAGATAAATCACTACCTGTTATCGCGATGGATCATCAGCCATTTGAATTAAAACAAGCTGAGGAGTCTGGCGTTGATTTACTATTATCAGGTCATACACATCGAGGGCAAATGGCACCGAATCATTGGATTACGAGAAGAATGTATGAATTAGACTGGGGATACTTACAAAAGGAAACATTTCATGCGATTGTTTCTTCTGGATTTGGTTTTTGGGGGCCACCGCTTAGACTTGGAAGTCGGTCGGAGATTATTCAGATTGAGGTTACGTTTGGGTGATGTCATAATAAAACAACCATTCAACTTTGAATGGTTGTTTTCATTTTTAGTGACGAGAACCACTTGGACGGTCAAACCAATTCCAAAATTCAATATCTCCAAGAGTAGCGTCGCGAACATGAGGAGAATTTTGTAATTTTAATAATTCTTTCGATGGACCAGTAATGACAATACCGTAAACTTTGACACCATGTTTTTTCACATATTGATATTGTTTTTGTAGATTTAATTCTTTACTGCTGCGCTGCGCAACTCGTTTTACGGTTTCTTCATGTTGTGATAAAATACGCATCATTTCGATTACTTGTTCTTCCGTTGTTTTTAATTGTTTCGTTTCCAGGTCGTGCAAATTTAAGTCTTTTGGAAATCCAAGTACTTCAAAACTAGATAGACGGAGGTCTTCTTCATGTGCTGATTCTAACCCTGTATCTAAAGCGTACCATACAGGTGTTGGTGGTATTTCTTGCGCTTCAAATACACTATAAAGAATAGTTTCTAACTCTTGTAATGTGTAAGATTTATCAAAAGAAATGGCGAGTTCTGCTACGGTTCCATCAGGTACTTTTTGCAGTGCTTCCCATACTTTTTTTGTACTTTCTTTTAGATGTTCAATCTGTTGCGTTTTCGGATGAACAAAGAAGAGGTTTTGGTGATATGCTGAGTCCGCCCACTTTTGTTCTACTTGTACAGATGAAAGAAAACTATCAATCTGGATTGTGCCAAGTTTAAATTCACCTTTACCGACTGTTTTGACCAAATCAATTGTACCGTTTGTGCGAAAGAAGGCTTCTACTTTCGTCCCTCCGCCGGTAACTCGGCTATTTGGGATTGTCGCTTCTAGTGCAAGTGCAGGAAGGTCCCTAACTTCTTTTAGTTTTTGTTCATTGTTAAATTGAAAATAGATAGAAGATAGGATACCACCGACCGCATATATAACCATATAAACCGCAAGTAGGAAAGCAAGAATTTGCAACCGATGCTTCCATTTAACTTTTCGAAAAGGCACTTGAACATGAGAGAGTGGCGGAAGTCTTTTCTTTACTTTTTCTGTTTTCGCAAGTAGTTCATCTAAATATGATTCACATATCGTACAAGTCTCAATATGGTTTTCTAATTCTTCTTGTTCTTCAGCTGTAATCGTACCTTGTTCATATTTTTTCCAAAGCTCTTTGCATTGCATGCAATTCATGTGTATCACTCCTTTGTTGATCGCATTTCTTTTCGGCCTCGGTGTAGTTCGATTTTGATCTTTGCTAATGTAAGACTAGTCATTTCTGTAATTTCTTTATAGGAGAATCCATAGTAATCTCGCAATAGGAGAATATTTCGCCTAGCAATAGGAAGAGAAGCGAGGCGCTGTAACCACTCTGCAATTTCATATTTTGTAAAATAGGATTGTTCTGTACTTGGAACATCGGGTAAATGAAAATCTTCTAACATCGTTGTTTTCTGTTTAGTTTCTTTTCGCTTCCAATCAATAAAAGCATGGTAGGCGATTGTAAATAACCAGGGCCTAACTTCTTCACCTTTGTAATAGTCAATGTGGACGAGCATCCGGTAAAAGGTTTCTTGCATCAAATCTTCTGCCGAGTGAAAGTGTCCTGTTAGGGAGAGAAGATAGCGAAAAAGGTCATGCATATGTTGTTTGTAAATGTGCTCAAGCGTCCGTTTTTTCAATGATCTCCCTCCCTTCACTTATAACAACGAATTTCATTTATAAAAGTTACAAATTTCTGTAAAATAAAAGCAAAAAACGTCAAGAAAAGAATTGTCTTTTCTTCTATCATAATACATATAAGGCGGGTGAACAGAGATGGAAAGCTATGAAACACAAATTCAAAAAGCAATTGATTATATTGAAGAAGATGTAATGGAAAGACAAACGTTACGTCATTTAGCTTATATTGCAGGTTTTTCAGAGTATCATTTTCATCGCGTATTCCAAGCGTTAGTAGGCGATACTGTTATGGAGTATGTTCGGAAGAGGAGGCTAGCTCGGGCAGCTTATCGGCTTTCTCATACGGAAGAAAAAATTCTTGATATCGCATTAGAACATGGCTTTCAATCTCATGAAACGTTCATTCGGGCCTTTAAAAAAGTGTTTCATATGACGCCAAGTAGTTACCGAAAACAAGGAATTAAGACACCAATGTATTATAAAGCGAATGTGAGACAGCGAAAGTTCAATCCATATTTAGGGGGAATACAAATGGAATTTCGTATTGAAAAGAAGCCAGCGTTTTATGTTGCTGGATATGAGATGAAAACAACTAGTAAAGAAGGGAAAAACCTGAAAGATATTCCAGCATTTTGGGATCGTTATTTGAAGAATAATCTTGCAGATCGCATTCCAAATCGTAAACATACAGACCAATATGTAGAGCTTGGGATGTGCACAGATTTTCAGTTAGAAACAGGGGAATTCACATATGTGATTGGAATGGAAGTAACAAGTTTTGATGGAGTGCCAGCTGAACTAGCGCAGCGCACGTTCCCAGAAGCAACGTACGCTGTATTTACAACGCCTAAAGTACCGCATAAAGATATGGTATCTTCCATTCAGCAAACATGGAATGCAGTTTTCACAGAATGGTTTCCGCACTCAGGGTATGAACATGCGGGAGTTACAGAATTTGAATTATACGATGAACGTTGTCATGAGGATAAGAGTGAATTTGCTCAAATTGAGATTTGGTTGCCAGTGCAGAAGAAGCAACAATAAGAAGAGAAAGAGATTCCTAGATTTACATACTAGGAATCTCTTTTATCATTAGGTGAGAAAGGAAATACGATCGTAACGGTCGTTCCTTTTCCGAGCTTACTTCCAATAGAAATCGTACCGTTATGTGCAAGTACAAGTTGTTTTGTAATCGCTAAGCCAAGACCTGTTCCCGCATTGTTTTCTTCGGTGTTTGTTCCGCGGTAATATCGCTCAAATAAAAGATCTTTCGTTTTTTCATCCATTCCTTTTCCGTTATCAGAAATAGAAAGTGTGAAAGAGTGTTTATCTTGTCCAAGTCTTACAATCACATTTGTTGTTTCATTATTATGCTTTACGGCATTTGCTAGCAAGTTCTCAATGATGCGCCTGAACCATTTCTCTTCAATGCAATAGTGAATGGCCCCGGAACTAGGAACAAATTCAATATTTTGGTTTTGAAGTGTCGGGTTGTTAATAAATTGCAACAGGACTTTTTGGACAAATTGATTAATCTCAACTTTAACAGGATGAGAGGGAATCGTATTGTTTTTTAATTGGTAAGTTAAGCTTAAATCATCAATTAATGTTGTCATATATTGAGATTTTTCATGTATAACACGGCCAAACTCTTGAATGTCATGATCAGTCCAGTTATATTGCTTCGATTCTAATAAAAGAGAATAACCGTAAATGGAACTGAGTGGTGTTTTTAAATCATGGGTGAGGCCGGTAATCCATTCTTCACGTGTTTGCTCAATTACTTTTCGGATCGATTCATTTTTTTTAAGTGTAATCGTGAGGTGCTCTAGGGTGTTTGTTACATCTTTAAAAAGACGGAATGACCATTTTTCTTTACCTGAGCGCCGGAAACGAACCGTTTTTCCTTTTTTACTGACAGGTTCTTCATATGTTCCGCTAGCTATATTTTTAAGCCAGCGCATTGTATGTAATAACGGTTTACCAAATTTTCTTCCGTACCAAATAGAAAGAATAACTAAGTAGACAAACGCGATTAAAATAATCACTCCAAATCCTGTGAAGATTTTTTTTGTTAATACATCTTCATTCATATCAGATGGATAATAGTAGTCATTTTTTACCGTTATAGTAAATAAGATTTGATCTTCTGGATTATAAAGGCTTGAGATATTTTCTTTGTGATTCCAAGGCTCTTTTTCAGAAAGTACAGCTTGAATGGCTGAAAAGGATTTTCGCTTTGTTTTCGGATAAGCAAAAATCTCTTCTCCTTTTGCGTT
Coding sequences within it:
- the yhfH gene encoding protein YhfH, encoding MIDQPMEFFRNLPTKTCAHCGKEIDEQHEAYHNKCDDCVHEE
- a CDS encoding MBL fold metallo-hydrolase; the encoded protein is MKMTVVGFWGGFPEVGEATSGYLFEHDGFRLLVDCGSGVLAQLQKYITPSDIDAVLLSHYHHDHVADIGVLQYARLITSATKGQLPQLPIYGHGFDVQGFASLTHEPHTKGIVYNPEELLQIGPFSISFLKTVHPVICYAMRITVGDEVIVYSADSSYIPEFIPFTKDADLFICECNMYAHQEAAKAGHMNSTEVAGIAKNANVKELLLTHLPHTGNTSDLVKEAKEIFDGRITLAHSGYVWNS
- a CDS encoding lipoate--protein ligase; the protein is MLFIDNKGITDPTINLAIEEYCVKNLDINETYLLFYINEPSIIIGKNQNTVEEINADYVKEKGIHVVRRLSGGGAVYHDLGNLNFSFITKDDGDSFHNFKKFTEPVTKALGKLGVNAELSGRNDILAEGRKISGNAQFSTKGRMFSHGTLLFDSEIDHVVSALKVKMDKIQSKGIKSIRSRVANITEFLNEKMTTEEFRQLLLETIFEGETEVPTYELTEEDWKEIYKISEDRYRNWDWNYGKSPKFNLQHSHRFPVGQVDVRLEVTKGTVTECKVYGDFFGVEDVHDIEERLTGVQFDKEAFAKALEDVDVKRYFGNITKEDFLALFF
- a CDS encoding fatty acid--CoA ligase family protein; protein product: MNLVQSLAETAKKKGEKPAYIFMDQSVSYDQLNKMVTQFSSNLAKMGIGKGDNVALVVGNSPHFLVGLYGTMKAGATVIPINPIYTADEMHYILQNGDVKTIITLDVLLPVIQSLTTRLPSLEHIIICETSSDFNHTETEKMKTFTSLIGTGDLSYEGPELDEEDVAVILYTSGTTGKPKGAMLTHKNLYSNASDVASYLQYTADDRVVAALPMFHVFCLTVAVNAPIVNGATILMLPKFSPKEVFRICRTYEPTIFAGVPTMYNYLYLYEEASADDVKTLRLCISGGASMPVALLKNFENRFNVIVSEGYGLSEASPVTCFNPLDRPRKPGSIGTNIWHVENKVVNELGDEVPVGEVGELIVRGPNVMKGYYNAPEDTAAVLRDGWLYTGDLAKMDDEGYFYIVDRKKDIVLVGGYNVYPREVEEVLYQHKAVAEVVAIGVPDENLGEAVRAYVVLKNGTVTEEELTHYCSLHLAKYKVPKNIEFLEELPKNTTGKLLRRALREKAIQA
- a CDS encoding metallophosphoesterase, which gives rise to MKISRYFNIVTIFILYTLLMFYIGWNGWIWLQVTFGWEAWGYYAVLVGLFSYAYLIVQVFKFLPFLRTIGSYWFAVIQYALILLPLADIAVFILQLFAPIDTVIMWTGIVTLSMFIFIFGYGTFNAYSPVIRKYEIHIPKEAKGRKTLRIAMASDMHFGKLSGVSHLKRLVHHVNEMKPDIILLPGDIIDDHPGEFIKKNMGQVMKEMQAPLGVYGVLGNHEYYGRAIPEFLQEMDKIDIHIMLDEVIKVEDSFYLVGRRDKTERDRQSFGGLMETVDKSLPVIAMDHQPFELKQAEESGVDLLLSGHTHRGQMAPNHWITRRMYELDWGYLQKETFHAIVSSGFGFWGPPLRLGSRSEIIQIEVTFG
- a CDS encoding anti-sigma factor, giving the protein MNCMQCKELWKKYEQGTITAEEQEELENHIETCTICESYLDELLAKTEKVKKRLPPLSHVQVPFRKVKWKHRLQILAFLLAVYMVIYAVGGILSSIYFQFNNEQKLKEVRDLPALALEATIPNSRVTGGGTKVEAFFRTNGTIDLVKTVGKGEFKLGTIQIDSFLSSVQVEQKWADSAYHQNLFFVHPKTQQIEHLKESTKKVWEALQKVPDGTVAELAISFDKSYTLQELETILYSVFEAQEIPPTPVWYALDTGLESAHEEDLRLSSFEVLGFPKDLNLHDLETKQLKTTEEQVIEMMRILSQHEETVKRVAQRSSKELNLQKQYQYVKKHGVKVYGIVITGPSKELLKLQNSPHVRDATLGDIEFWNWFDRPSGSRH
- a CDS encoding RNA polymerase sigma factor; this translates as MHDLFRYLLSLTGHFHSAEDLMQETFYRMLVHIDYYKGEEVRPWLFTIAYHAFIDWKRKETKQKTTMLEDFHLPDVPSTEQSYFTKYEIAEWLQRLASLPIARRNILLLRDYYGFSYKEITEMTSLTLAKIKIELHRGRKEMRSTKE
- a CDS encoding AraC family transcriptional regulator, coding for MESYETQIQKAIDYIEEDVMERQTLRHLAYIAGFSEYHFHRVFQALVGDTVMEYVRKRRLARAAYRLSHTEEKILDIALEHGFQSHETFIRAFKKVFHMTPSSYRKQGIKTPMYYKANVRQRKFNPYLGGIQMEFRIEKKPAFYVAGYEMKTTSKEGKNLKDIPAFWDRYLKNNLADRIPNRKHTDQYVELGMCTDFQLETGEFTYVIGMEVTSFDGVPAELAQRTFPEATYAVFTTPKVPHKDMVSSIQQTWNAVFTEWFPHSGYEHAGVTEFELYDERCHEDKSEFAQIEIWLPVQKKQQ
- a CDS encoding sensor histidine kinase KdpD — protein: MNLSRRLIIQFIIQHIFVLFTLLIAVIVAVVYLGHLFSTTLYEPNVPEFDNFTMSQYVSSENGRVTLSSEIKEMIEDKNDWLQIVDENGKVLYDFNTPEDVPGSYTKTSLVAYLQHHIQSPYKFTYWDIEVKEKPAIVIYGGKLKSNTLLQNLKEKHASPLSAEFSLTEQEKKQLTTEGALLQIFNAKGEEIFAYPKTKRKSFSAIQAVLSEKEPWNHKENISSLYNPEDQILFTITVKNDYYYPSDMNEDVLTKKIFTGFGVIILIAFVYLVILSIWYGRKFGKPLLHTMRWLKNIASGTYEEPVSKKGKTVRFRRSGKEKWSFRLFKDVTNTLEHLTITLKKNESIRKVIEQTREEWITGLTHDLKTPLSSIYGYSLLLESKQYNWTDHDIQEFGRVIHEKSQYMTTLIDDLSLTYQLKNNTIPSHPVKVEINQFVQKVLLQFINNPTLQNQNIEFVPSSGAIHYCIEEKWFRRIIENLLANAVKHNNETTNVIVRLGQDKHSFTLSISDNGKGMDEKTKDLLFERYYRGTNTEENNAGTGLGLAITKQLVLAHNGTISIGSKLGKGTTVTIVFPFSPNDKRDS